The DNA region TACATGGAGAAGTATGATCCAGAGCGGCTCGAGACCACCACTAGGGACATAGCTGCCCGTGCGAACTATCTGGAGATTAAGGAGGGCAGGGGGACCGATCACGGCGGCATCCTGGTTGATCCTACCCAGGTCAATCCTGAGGACAGCCTTTACAGCAGGGATCGACTCCCTGAGCGCTGGCGGATGCTCTGCGACTTTTATGGCGAGGCAGCAGCAAATCTGCAAGAGCCTTTTGAAGCGAGCCCAGCGGCCCTCTATATCATGGGGGGAATTGAAATAAACGAGAGGTGTGAGACCTCCACGGAGAATCTGTACGCCGTTGGTGAAGCGGCGGCCAATGTTCACGGAGCGAACCGGCTGGGTGGGAATGCCCTTATTGAGCTGCAAGTCTTTGGGAAGATAGCGGGCGAGGAATGCGCTCGGAAAGCAAAGGAATTGTTGATGCGGCCATCTCCCCATGATCAGGTAGAACAGGAATACGGACGAGTCATGGGTCTTTTGGAGAGCAAAGAGGGCAATCAGCCTCTTGTACTGAAGAGGAAACTCCAGGAGTTGATGTGGGATAAGGTAGGCATTGTCAAGAACGGGGTCGAACTGCAGGAGGCTATCGGCGAGATTACGGAGCTCAAGAAAGCAGCCCAGACTTTGCGTCTGCACTGCAACACGAAGGTTTACAATGCGGAGTGGGTTGAGGCCCTAGAAGTATCCAATATGGTCGAAGTAGCTGAAATGATAGCCCGCTCTGCCTTGTTGCGGGAGGAGAGTAGGGGGGTGCACTACCGGACCGATTTTCCCCATCGTGATGACGAGCATTGGTTGAAGGAGACGGTGGTGCAGGAGGTGGAGGGGAGACTGCAGTTGATGACTCAACCTGTGAACCTTATCGAGCTCACACCAACAGGACAGGCGTGATGAAAGACGGTGTGATCAAGGCTAAGATTTTCAGGTTTGATCCTAGCCGCGATGCGGCCCCACGATACGAGACCTACGAGGTCCCCAGGAAAGAGGAGGGCATGCTGGTGGGTGATGTTCTCATGTACATCTACGAGAACATCGATCCGAGCCTTGCTTTTCGGTGGGAGTGTCGAGCCCGACAATGCGGGGCATGCGGAGTGATGATAAACGGTCGCCCCGGCCTGATCTGCAAGGAACGTGCCCCCGACGTGATG from Candidatus Neomarinimicrobiota bacterium includes:
- a CDS encoding FAD-dependent oxidoreductase; this translates as MPVDQTIPSDVLIIGAGNAGLRAAIEAAGLGARTVVVTKGPFPSGASAVAGGLLQASFDPHDSKDIHFRDTVEGGWYLNNQRLVRIVVDNAPDRVLDVERFGHVFDKGTVARYALAKLGGYSVPRGVMGGISGNLQKVLFMEAVRRAAEFHNEVMITRLLTVDAAVVGATGLEITTGRFLLFAGKTVILAPGAVGRLWKVTADTKSATGDGFALARHVGTKMINMEMVQYIPLTFIYPEFAKGNTLGEASTVGKGTIYKNRYGDRYMEKYDPERLETTTRDIAARANYLEIKEGRGTDHGGILVDPTQVNPEDSLYSRDRLPERWRMLCDFYGEAAANLQEPFEASPAALYIMGGIEINERCETSTENLYAVGEAAANVHGANRLGGNALIELQVFGKIAGEECARKAKELLMRPSPHDQVEQEYGRVMGLLESKEGNQPLVLKRKLQELMWDKVGIVKNGVELQEAIGEITELKKAAQTLRLHCNTKVYNAEWVEALEVSNMVEVAEMIARSALLREESRGVHYRTDFPHRDDEHWLKETVVQEVEGRLQLMTQPVNLIELTPTGQA